The following nucleotide sequence is from Glycine max cultivar Williams 82 chromosome 9, Glycine_max_v4.0, whole genome shotgun sequence.
CTGAAActgaaaagagaggaacattGTGCCGATAGATAAACAAGCACTTGTTCTTCTGATGGATGTGGTATCCAGGTACATAGGTTTGCAACAGCTTTGTTGCCAGCCTTATCCCATTGGAGCTGATAGGTTCCCTCCTAAATCCAGCCAATTCAAGCCTTGGGATCCATGTCACTAGTTTCTCATGCCTTTCCTTTCTCTCAACTCCTTCACCTGCAACAATGTTCCTTATCTCTTCCCCAAGTAACATCTTCTCCATTAGGCTTCTCCTTTCTGATGTTCTGGAAGTGGAAGCTTCCAAGCAATCAAACAGTGTGCTATAAAATTTCAAAGCACTTCTCACCCTCTTTGTCAAACTAGACCCATTATTAACATTTGACTCTTGCTCAGTAATCACCATCACTTTTGGTTGGAGCTTCCACAGGCCATAGAGAAAAGACTCCATCTTATGTGATGGACATGGAGAGAAAGGTGAGAGTGCTGAATCAGGACTTGGATTCACCACCTTCTTCTTTTTGGGTTTGGCAAGCATCTCAGGAAACATCCTTTGACCAGTACCCCTCCTCATTTTGACCATCTCATTATCATCATCGGTGGCAAGAAGAGAGTGAAGCTGAAGCACAGAACTAATAGCAAGAGGCTCACCTTTCTTGATAGGCAATTTCTCAGGGTCAAGATTCTCCAAACTGCTTACAACAGGATTGAATTGGAAATTAGGAAATGCAACCTTTCAGCTTCAACTCCAAGATGCAACCCCATTTGCTCTAAAACCTCCTTCTTCTCATGTATGGCTGTGATAGTAATTTTCAGACATGTTGGTGTGTTTGGTTTTAATAAACACTTCATGAGATTAGTCCACTGAAGAGCATTATAAGATGGACTGAGATCAAGGACATTAATCGATGTTTCCCCTTTCATGGCTTCAATAATGGCCTGATTTGTGATGGTGTGTGCGATCTTTATGAAGGGGTAGAAATCAAAGAATAATTTCTTGACTAATTGTTGTTCGGGAGTTGATAGTGTTTTTACCAAATGGAGAACTTTGGGTACACCACGCAAATTTTTGACGACTTGGCAATAGGCTAGTGCCTCAATGAAATAAGTGGCAACGCGTTGCATGGAATCACCATCAGAGGAAGCAAGTTGAGAGAGATGGTAGAGTGCAATATCTGCATCATTGAAGTTGCCTAATTCAGTAAGCCTGACACAGTCATTAAGAAGATTGATTAAGTGTATGCGCTCGTCATCATCCCAGTTCATCCCTTGCACACCGGTGGTAGTACTGTGAA
It contains:
- the LOC100801980 gene encoding GRAS family protein TF80, with amino-acid sequence MNWDDDERIHLINLLNDCVRLTELGNFNDADIALYHLSQLASSDGDSMQRVATYFIEALAYCQVVKNLRGVPKVLHLVKTLSTPEQQLVKKLFFDFYPFIKIAHTITNQAIIEAMKGETSINVLDLSPSYNALQWTNLMNLENLDPEKLPIKKGEPLAISSVLQLHSLLATDDDNEMVKMRRGTGQRMFPEMLAKPKKKKVVNPSPDSALSPFSPCPSHKMESFLYGLWKLQPKVMVITEQESNVNNGSSLTKRVRSALKFYSTLFDCLEASTSRTSERRSLMEKMLLGEEIRNIVAGEGVERKERHEKLVTWIPRLELAGFRREPISSNGIRLATKLLQTYVPGYHIHQKNKCLFIYRHNVPLFSVSAWKF